One Paenarthrobacter aurescens TC1 DNA window includes the following coding sequences:
- the upp gene encoding uracil phosphoribosyltransferase (identified by match to protein family HMM PF00156; match to protein family HMM TIGR01091), with the protein MRTLVVDHPLVAHKLTVLRDKNTPSPVFRQLTEELVTLLAYEATREVKTQPVEIETPVTKTVGTAFTKPTPLVVPILRAGLGMLEGMTKLVPTAEVGFLGMARDEETLDIITYAERLPEDLTGRQIFVLDPMLATGGTLREAIKFLFKRGASDVTCICLLAAPEGLSKLEEELSDANVKIVLASIDEKLNEKSYIVPGLGDAGDRLYGVAG; encoded by the coding sequence ATGCGCACACTCGTCGTGGACCACCCGCTGGTCGCTCACAAGCTCACCGTTCTGCGGGATAAGAACACTCCTTCACCGGTCTTCCGGCAACTCACTGAAGAACTCGTCACCCTCCTGGCCTACGAAGCCACCCGCGAGGTCAAGACGCAGCCAGTCGAGATCGAAACACCTGTCACCAAAACCGTGGGCACGGCGTTCACTAAACCCACTCCGCTTGTGGTCCCCATTCTGCGCGCAGGCCTTGGCATGCTCGAGGGCATGACCAAGCTGGTCCCCACTGCTGAGGTCGGCTTCCTGGGCATGGCCCGCGACGAAGAAACCCTGGACATTATCACCTACGCCGAGCGCCTCCCCGAGGACCTCACCGGCCGTCAGATCTTCGTCCTCGACCCCATGCTCGCAACTGGTGGCACCTTGCGCGAGGCCATCAAGTTCCTGTTCAAGCGCGGTGCCTCGGACGTGACCTGCATTTGCCTGCTGGCCGCTCCGGAGGGATTGTCCAAGCTGGAAGAAGAGCTCTCCGACGCCAACGTGAAGATCGTTCTGGCTTCCATTGACGAGAAGCTCAACGAAAAGTCGTACATCGTGCCCGGCCTGGGCGACGCCGGCGACCGCCTGTACGGCGTGGCGGGTTAA
- a CDS encoding hypothetical protein (identified by Glimmer2; putative), which translates to MRLRYAGACRQCGARIAAGTEAIYEGETKSISCLVCATEGSVALTPVLEPTRDESTPIEPGTAGSSARREYERRKAKDKEKLRGKWGRFGGLAVALADERPSTSAWDRGAIGEERLGVRLNALASEDLAVLHDRRIPGSKANIDHIVITPGGIWVIDAKRYKGRPELKIAGGMLRSRVEKLLVGGRDSTKLVDGVLKQVDVVQDLVGSVAVNGVLCFIEADWPLIGGAFMTRGVHVLWPKRLAKVLEAQRAGDVDVAKTRESLASRFKPA; encoded by the coding sequence ATGAGGCTCCGGTACGCGGGAGCCTGCCGGCAGTGCGGGGCAAGGATTGCTGCCGGGACAGAGGCGATCTATGAGGGCGAGACCAAGTCCATCAGTTGCTTGGTGTGTGCCACTGAGGGCAGTGTTGCGCTAACCCCGGTTCTGGAACCAACTCGTGACGAATCTACTCCCATTGAACCCGGAACAGCAGGATCCTCTGCTCGACGTGAATATGAGCGACGCAAGGCCAAGGACAAGGAAAAGCTGCGCGGGAAGTGGGGACGCTTCGGCGGCTTGGCAGTCGCGCTCGCTGATGAGCGGCCCAGCACGAGCGCCTGGGACAGGGGTGCGATCGGTGAGGAGCGACTGGGAGTGCGGCTAAATGCCCTGGCCTCCGAGGACCTGGCTGTCCTCCATGATCGGCGCATCCCCGGTTCGAAGGCCAACATCGACCATATCGTCATCACGCCGGGCGGAATTTGGGTGATCGATGCCAAACGGTACAAGGGTCGGCCTGAATTGAAAATTGCAGGTGGCATGCTTCGTTCACGCGTCGAGAAGCTTCTGGTGGGCGGGCGTGATTCAACGAAGTTGGTCGATGGCGTTCTCAAGCAGGTCGACGTTGTGCAGGACTTGGTCGGATCTGTCGCGGTCAACGGCGTGCTGTGCTTCATCGAAGCGGACTGGCCTCTGATTGGGGGAGCGTTCATGACTCGTGGCGTTCACGTACTCTGGCCGAAGCGGCTGGCCAAGGTACTTGAGGCGCAAAGGGCCGGTGACGTTGATGTGGCGAAGACGCGGGAATCACTAGCCTCGCGGTTCAAGCCAGCGTGA
- a CDS encoding hypothetical protein (identified by Glimmer2; putative) has protein sequence MAMTETFFNPGDKAATPRTVGTVVDVRPTPFGQFIFGVETAQER, from the coding sequence TTGGCCATGACCGAGACATTCTTCAACCCGGGCGACAAAGCTGCCACGCCTCGCACGGTCGGCACCGTTGTCGACGTCCGACCTACGCCTTTCGGGCAGTTCATCTTCGGCGTTGAAACAGCACAGGAGAGGTAA
- a CDS encoding oxidoreductase, zinc-binding dehydrogenase family, giving the protein MTISQHHEQEHEARAYWVTETGDGELRREALPARRDGEALVRTLFSGVSRGTERVVHEGRVPERVADLMQAPHQEGDFPGPVKYGYLNVGIVEEGPDEWRGQTVFSLHPHQDFYVIPTSQLTAIPEEVPAKRAVLTGIVEVAINALWEAGPRLGDRVAVVGGGLVGGVLATLLRKYPLGRLQLVDADPEKQNLAQKLGIEFAEPEAAKNDNDIVFHCSASNEGLKLSLQLAGDDSDVIELSWFADKEVTLPLGEDFHARRLNIRSSQVGAVALPRRHRRSNAQRLEQAATELRDPLFDTFITSECLFQNLPATLTKLFERPGGFCHVVAYPHPED; this is encoded by the coding sequence ATGACGATTTCGCAGCACCACGAACAAGAACACGAAGCACGGGCCTACTGGGTCACTGAGACCGGCGATGGCGAGCTGCGCCGTGAGGCCCTGCCCGCGAGGCGAGACGGGGAAGCCCTCGTCAGGACCCTGTTCTCGGGTGTCAGCCGCGGCACTGAGCGCGTGGTCCACGAAGGCCGCGTCCCGGAGCGTGTGGCCGACCTCATGCAGGCCCCGCACCAGGAGGGTGACTTCCCGGGCCCGGTGAAGTACGGCTACCTGAACGTCGGCATTGTGGAAGAAGGCCCGGACGAATGGCGAGGACAAACGGTCTTTAGCCTGCATCCGCATCAGGACTTCTACGTGATCCCCACGAGCCAACTCACCGCCATCCCGGAGGAAGTCCCTGCGAAACGCGCCGTGCTCACGGGCATCGTTGAGGTTGCCATCAATGCGCTCTGGGAAGCCGGACCCAGGCTGGGAGACCGTGTCGCCGTCGTCGGTGGCGGTTTGGTGGGTGGCGTTCTGGCGACGCTGCTGCGGAAGTATCCGCTGGGCCGCCTGCAACTGGTGGACGCGGACCCGGAGAAGCAAAATCTCGCGCAAAAGCTCGGCATCGAATTCGCCGAGCCCGAAGCCGCCAAGAACGACAACGACATCGTCTTCCACTGCTCCGCCTCCAATGAGGGCCTCAAATTGAGCCTCCAGCTGGCCGGCGACGACTCCGATGTCATCGAGCTCTCGTGGTTTGCGGACAAGGAAGTCACCCTGCCGCTCGGCGAGGATTTCCACGCCCGCAGGCTCAATATCCGCTCCAGCCAGGTGGGCGCCGTCGCCCTGCCCAGGAGGCACCGGCGGTCCAACGCCCAGCGCTTGGAGCAGGCGGCAACCGAACTAAGGGACCCGCTGTTCGACACCTTCATTACCAGCGAATGCCTGTTCCAGAACCTGCCCGCCACGCTCACAAAATTGTTCGAACGGCCCGGCGGTTTCTGCCACGTGGTCGCCTACCCCCACCCGGAGGATTAA
- a CDS encoding putative glyoxalase family protein (identified by match to protein family HMM PF00903): protein MSVSFNHTIVYAKDKHRSAEFLARILGLPKPQPMWSFVTVALENGVALDFLEASGEIAPQHYAFLVSEEEFDQIFLRITAEHIPYWADPARSREQQINHNDGGRGMYFCDPDGHFLEAITRPYGSG from the coding sequence ATGTCTGTCTCTTTCAACCACACCATCGTCTACGCCAAGGACAAGCACCGTTCGGCGGAGTTCCTGGCCCGCATCTTGGGGCTTCCGAAGCCGCAGCCCATGTGGTCCTTCGTGACCGTGGCGTTGGAGAACGGCGTAGCGCTGGACTTCCTTGAGGCCTCCGGGGAGATCGCCCCGCAGCACTACGCCTTCCTGGTCAGCGAGGAGGAGTTCGATCAGATCTTCCTGAGGATCACCGCGGAACACATCCCCTATTGGGCCGATCCTGCCCGTTCCCGCGAACAACAGATCAACCACAACGACGGCGGCCGTGGGATGTACTTCTGCGACCCTGACGGGCACTTCCTTGAGGCGATCACCAGGCCGTATGGCTCGGGCTGA
- a CDS encoding hypothetical protein (identified by Glimmer2; putative), with the protein MPLHCWTEARTDYNSHWNCRRAVRLMMRRWPGMVQLSLRTQPDRLMLEFKRLKMAPLPRHAVRKWVLLGAALIPWALGSFAVYVTSAQYSGLGIFESYGAFEGGSNLGNILWFLVWTGVSAAVCWFLVRKPGAIGVIQPVSGALYCYGTPAALLVFPDAAMGFAISHVRAFTDDTALHSPLVEFLVISGVGALACASLMSLVFRKERPQRTA; encoded by the coding sequence ATGCCACTGCATTGCTGGACGGAGGCTCGGACGGATTACAACTCTCATTGGAACTGCCGACGAGCGGTCAGGCTGATGATGCGGAGGTGGCCGGGGATGGTACAACTGTCTTTGCGGACCCAACCAGACAGACTGATGTTGGAATTCAAACGCTTGAAGATGGCGCCGTTGCCGAGACATGCCGTGCGTAAGTGGGTCCTGCTGGGAGCTGCCTTGATTCCGTGGGCACTCGGATCCTTCGCCGTTTATGTTACGTCCGCGCAGTATTCCGGTCTCGGCATCTTCGAGTCTTACGGGGCCTTTGAGGGCGGTTCCAACCTAGGCAACATCTTGTGGTTCCTCGTGTGGACAGGGGTCTCTGCTGCGGTTTGTTGGTTTCTGGTACGAAAGCCGGGCGCCATCGGAGTGATCCAACCCGTGTCTGGCGCACTGTATTGTTACGGCACCCCGGCCGCCCTGTTGGTTTTTCCAGACGCAGCCATGGGATTCGCCATTTCGCACGTCCGCGCGTTCACTGACGACACTGCCTTGCATTCGCCCTTGGTCGAGTTTCTTGTTATCAGCGGCGTGGGGGCCCTGGCTTGCGCTTCCCTCATGTCCCTCGTATTCAGGAAAGAGAGACCGCAGAGGACGGCTTAG
- a CDS encoding putative haloacid dehalogenase-like hydrolase (identified by match to protein family HMM PF00702; match to protein family HMM TIGR01509; match to protein family HMM TIGR01549), whose protein sequence is MTQPAEPALPTGPPTLTVRAVLFDMDGTLVDSTAIVEQVWLEFAERYGLDFDEILRTSHGVQAGDTVRRYAPAGADFEALTAELGEMERSRTDGVIALPGAEALLAGLPDDAIALVTSADRILAGIRMQAAGLTMPSTTVTAESVTRGKPHPEGYLKAAALLGADPADVVVFEDAPAGIAAARAAGMRTVVVGKAAARHNAELEPGMWRIPDYSAVTVTAAKDDDGGHLLTLTL, encoded by the coding sequence ATGACCCAACCTGCCGAGCCCGCCCTCCCCACCGGGCCACCCACACTGACCGTCCGCGCCGTCCTTTTCGACATGGACGGCACACTGGTGGATTCAACGGCGATCGTTGAGCAAGTGTGGCTGGAGTTCGCCGAGCGATACGGCTTGGATTTCGACGAGATCCTCCGCACCTCGCACGGCGTCCAGGCCGGCGATACCGTTCGCCGGTATGCGCCCGCCGGCGCTGACTTTGAAGCCCTGACCGCCGAGTTGGGTGAGATGGAACGCTCCCGGACGGACGGGGTCATAGCGCTTCCCGGGGCAGAAGCCCTGCTGGCGGGGCTGCCGGATGACGCCATCGCGTTGGTCACGTCCGCGGATCGCATTCTGGCCGGTATCCGTATGCAGGCGGCCGGGCTCACCATGCCATCAACAACAGTCACTGCCGAGTCGGTCACCCGCGGTAAACCGCATCCTGAGGGGTACCTGAAGGCGGCGGCGCTGCTGGGAGCCGACCCGGCCGACGTCGTGGTCTTTGAAGACGCACCTGCCGGTATCGCCGCGGCGCGTGCTGCGGGGATGCGGACCGTTGTGGTGGGCAAGGCCGCTGCCAGGCACAATGCGGAGCTGGAGCCGGGCATGTGGCGGATCCCGGACTACTCGGCGGTGACGGTCACAGCAGCGAAGGACGACGACGGCGGTCACCTCCTGACGCTGACGCTGTAG
- a CDS encoding putative glycosyl transferase, group 1 family protein (identified by match to protein family HMM PF00534), with translation MLDGATTVIADGLVASGAPDEIAGAAGKGTRVWILSHMALADHPDLEAKALAAATGIICPSAHAAAELRARHGHQDIVVATPGAVEADPAKGSQPQHIVAVAALLPNKSQLELVEALSHTQDLPWTAALIGSNDADPRYAAEVRAAVEHHGLQNRISVTGELTGEALEDQWHRADLSVLISRSESYGMAVSESLAHGIPVLVRKGTGAVEALGKTGAGTALELPETGNLTNTLRSWLTDPALQDRWRTAALKARDHLQGWGTTAAIVLKALT, from the coding sequence ATGCTCGACGGCGCCACAACAGTGATTGCCGACGGCTTGGTGGCGAGTGGGGCACCGGACGAGATCGCCGGTGCCGCAGGTAAAGGAACACGGGTCTGGATCCTGTCCCACATGGCGTTGGCGGACCATCCGGATCTTGAGGCCAAGGCGCTGGCTGCGGCGACCGGGATCATTTGCCCGAGCGCCCATGCCGCCGCGGAACTGCGAGCCAGGCACGGGCACCAGGACATTGTCGTGGCCACACCCGGGGCTGTTGAAGCAGACCCTGCCAAGGGATCGCAACCGCAGCACATCGTGGCTGTCGCGGCGTTGTTGCCTAACAAGAGCCAACTCGAACTCGTGGAGGCCCTCAGCCACACGCAGGATCTCCCCTGGACCGCAGCCCTCATCGGCTCAAATGACGCTGACCCGAGGTACGCCGCGGAGGTGAGGGCCGCCGTCGAGCATCACGGGCTCCAAAACCGTATCAGCGTCACCGGTGAGCTGACCGGCGAGGCCCTCGAGGATCAGTGGCACAGGGCGGACCTCAGTGTCCTTATTTCACGCTCCGAAAGCTATGGAATGGCGGTCTCGGAGTCGTTGGCTCATGGCATCCCCGTGCTTGTGCGGAAGGGAACGGGAGCAGTGGAAGCACTGGGTAAGACAGGGGCGGGCACTGCCTTGGAACTCCCAGAAACCGGGAACCTCACCAACACCCTCCGTAGCTGGCTCACTGACCCCGCGCTCCAAGACCGTTGGCGGACCGCCGCCCTCAAAGCCCGGGACCATCTCCAAGGCTGGGGCACCACCGCGGCCATCGTTCTCAAAGCCCTCACGTAG
- a CDS encoding putative glyoxalase family protein (identified by match to protein family HMM PF00903): protein MDWKLELVFVPVSDVDRAKDFYVNKVGFNADFDERPMDGIRFVQLTPPGSACSIAIGEGLSDAPPGTAPSLQVVVADINKAHEQLKANGVDVSDIDVQDWGHFVYFADPDGNKWAIQYIPQRPNG from the coding sequence ATGGACTGGAAACTTGAACTGGTGTTTGTCCCTGTGTCCGACGTCGATCGCGCGAAGGACTTCTACGTCAACAAGGTTGGTTTCAACGCCGATTTCGATGAACGTCCCATGGACGGCATCCGCTTCGTGCAGCTGACACCGCCGGGGTCGGCGTGTTCCATCGCCATCGGGGAGGGCCTCAGCGACGCTCCTCCAGGCACAGCGCCAAGCCTTCAAGTGGTGGTGGCGGACATCAACAAGGCGCACGAGCAACTCAAAGCCAACGGCGTGGATGTCAGCGACATCGACGTCCAGGACTGGGGTCACTTCGTCTACTTCGCTGACCCCGACGGCAACAAGTGGGCGATCCAGTACATCCCGCAGCGGCCAAACGGCTAG
- a CDS encoding putative cytidine/deoxycytidylate deaminase (identified by match to protein family HMM PF00383), whose protein sequence is MSATEPYHADHLAWMGLALDEARLALKTDDVPIGAVVLGPDGGVLGSGRNEREAHGDPTAHAEIVAIREAAAALRQLAHDSGASGDGWRLEDCTLVVTLEPCAMCAGAIVLARIPRVVFGAWDEKAGAVGSVFDILRERRLNHWVEVYAGVREDECAALLRDFFATHRVPAVEHRPV, encoded by the coding sequence ATGAGCGCCACCGAGCCGTATCACGCAGATCACCTGGCCTGGATGGGCCTTGCCCTGGACGAAGCCCGGTTGGCGTTGAAAACGGACGACGTGCCGATTGGCGCCGTGGTGTTGGGGCCCGACGGCGGTGTGCTGGGTTCCGGACGCAACGAACGGGAAGCTCACGGGGACCCGACGGCTCACGCGGAGATCGTCGCCATCCGCGAAGCTGCCGCTGCGCTGCGTCAGCTCGCTCACGATTCGGGCGCCTCTGGCGACGGTTGGCGGCTTGAGGATTGCACCTTGGTGGTCACCCTTGAGCCCTGCGCCATGTGTGCCGGGGCTATTGTCCTTGCCCGTATTCCCCGCGTCGTGTTTGGCGCGTGGGATGAGAAAGCCGGTGCCGTGGGGTCTGTCTTCGATATCCTCCGCGAGCGCCGGCTCAATCACTGGGTGGAGGTGTACGCGGGCGTTCGCGAGGACGAGTGCGCTGCCTTGCTCAGGGACTTCTTCGCTACACACCGGGTACCGGCCGTGGAGCACCGCCCCGTCTGA
- a CDS encoding hypothetical protein (identified by Glimmer2; putative), giving the protein MTSTVQTATSTVQTLPATETLTPERLRAWAWQRQGLDGSLNGKTSEEVLDHAGWARSVGGANPYLTLFARAGVSREQADRDVKALKIHELPTARGCTYVLGQADYAWALQIGRDAAIAPFKVLARLGVERGEITLLEDEVEHALRETSSPMDPKQLRDVLGDSVRSLGEEGKKKGASTTLPTALGLLQADGRIRRVPVNGRLDQQRYAYTKWGLPPGKLDDDGARCLLLERYLRWTGGATFKQSQWFTAFTVAQSKKALAAIGAVEVPTACGEILWMLPADVERLADFEEPGDEQIQLLAGTDSLVLLRRNSADMFADEDRGKSVLGSTLALQADLPDHPILDRGRIIGLWQYDPGKERIAAWTFDQPTEAVRERITQVEAWIRDELGDFRSFSLDTPASRQIRIDALDEAAGR; this is encoded by the coding sequence ATGACTAGCACAGTCCAGACCGCAACTAGCACGGTCCAGACCCTCCCGGCCACGGAAACCCTCACGCCTGAGCGCCTGAGGGCGTGGGCCTGGCAACGGCAGGGACTTGACGGCTCGCTGAACGGCAAGACTTCCGAAGAAGTCCTGGACCACGCTGGCTGGGCCCGCTCGGTAGGAGGCGCCAACCCCTACCTCACATTGTTCGCCAGGGCGGGAGTCAGCCGCGAGCAAGCAGACCGGGACGTCAAAGCGCTGAAAATCCACGAACTCCCCACAGCCCGAGGATGCACCTACGTCCTGGGCCAGGCCGACTACGCTTGGGCCCTGCAGATCGGCCGCGACGCCGCCATAGCCCCCTTCAAAGTACTGGCAAGGCTGGGCGTCGAACGCGGTGAGATTACCCTCCTCGAGGACGAGGTGGAGCACGCCCTCAGAGAAACCAGCAGTCCCATGGACCCCAAACAACTCCGGGATGTGCTGGGCGACTCGGTCCGCAGCCTGGGCGAGGAAGGCAAGAAAAAGGGCGCCTCCACCACGCTGCCCACCGCCTTGGGACTCCTGCAGGCAGACGGCCGCATCCGCCGCGTCCCCGTCAACGGCCGCCTCGACCAGCAGCGCTACGCCTACACCAAATGGGGCCTTCCGCCCGGCAAACTGGACGACGACGGCGCCCGCTGCCTTTTGCTCGAACGGTACCTGCGCTGGACCGGGGGAGCGACCTTCAAACAGAGTCAGTGGTTCACTGCGTTCACCGTGGCTCAAAGCAAAAAGGCGCTCGCCGCCATTGGCGCAGTGGAAGTGCCCACAGCGTGCGGTGAGATCCTGTGGATGCTGCCCGCCGACGTCGAACGCTTAGCTGACTTTGAAGAGCCCGGCGACGAGCAAATCCAGCTGCTGGCAGGCACCGACTCACTGGTCCTCCTCAGGCGGAACTCGGCAGACATGTTTGCGGACGAGGACAGGGGCAAGAGCGTCCTGGGCTCCACGCTCGCGCTGCAGGCCGACCTCCCGGACCATCCCATCCTGGACCGTGGGAGGATCATCGGGCTCTGGCAGTACGATCCCGGCAAGGAAAGGATCGCGGCGTGGACCTTCGATCAGCCGACAGAGGCGGTCCGCGAAAGAATCACGCAAGTAGAAGCATGGATTCGGGACGAACTCGGCGATTTCAGGTCGTTCAGTTTAGATACCCCGGCATCACGCCAAATCCGGATCGACGCGCTGGATGAGGCCGCCGGACGCTGA
- a CDS encoding putative 6-pyruvoyl tetrahydropterin synthase, which translates to MFSLTVRRHFMIAHSLPREAFGPAQGLHGATFVAEVTFRRPNVNDDAIVLDIGAAGGILEEVLADLNYKNLDEHPAFKGKLSTTEALAKHIADAMAARIQDTADGPALTGIDVVLRENPDAWAGYSLELPVK; encoded by the coding sequence ATGTTCAGCTTGACCGTCCGACGCCACTTCATGATCGCCCACAGCCTTCCCCGCGAAGCTTTCGGCCCGGCCCAGGGCCTGCACGGCGCCACGTTCGTAGCCGAGGTCACCTTCCGCCGGCCCAACGTCAACGACGACGCCATAGTCCTTGACATCGGTGCCGCCGGCGGCATCCTCGAGGAAGTGCTCGCCGACCTGAACTACAAGAACCTGGACGAACACCCCGCTTTCAAGGGCAAACTCTCCACCACCGAAGCGCTCGCGAAGCACATCGCCGACGCCATGGCGGCCCGAATCCAGGACACTGCGGACGGTCCGGCCCTGACCGGCATCGACGTGGTCCTCCGCGAAAACCCGGACGCCTGGGCAGGCTACTCGCTGGAGCTCCCGGTCAAGTAA